The Anolis carolinensis isolate JA03-04 chromosome 2, rAnoCar3.1.pri, whole genome shotgun sequence genome has a window encoding:
- the snx2 gene encoding sorting nexin-2 isoform X1: MAAEREPPPLGDGRQTDFEELEDGEDLFTSTVSTLESSPSSPEPASLPAEDISTNSNGPKPAEIILDDDREDLFAEATEEVSLDSPEREPILSSDSTPAVTPVTPTTLIAPRMETKIVVAPVDFDRSREEIEEEANGDLFDIDINVSDPEKVGDGMNAYMAYRVTTKTSLSMFHQNEFSVKRRFSDFLGLHSKLASKYLHIGYIVPPAPEKSIVGMTKVKVGKEDSSSTEFVEKRRAALERYLQRTVKHPTLLQDPDLRQFLENSELPRAVSTQALSGAGILRMVNKAADAVNKMTIKMNESDAWFEEKQQQFENLDQQLRKLHGSVEALVCHRKELSANTAAFAKSAAMLGNSEDHTALSRALSQLAEVEEKIDQLHQEQAFADFYVFSELLSDYIRLIGAVKSVFDHRMKCWQKWQDAQVMLQKKREAEAKLQLANKPDKLQQAKDEIKEEIEEWETKVQQGEKDFEQISKTIRKEVGRFEKDRVRDFKTVIIKYLESLVQTQQQLIKYWEAFLPEAKAIA, encoded by the exons ATGGCGGCGGAAAGGGAGCCCCCTCCTCTCGGCGACGGCAGgcagaccgacttcgaggagctgGAAGACGGCGAGGACCTGTTTACCAGCACCGTCTCCACCCTGGAG TCGAGCCCATCATCTCCAGAACCAGCCAGTCTTCCTGCTGAAGACATCAGTACAAATTCTAATGGTCCTAAGCCTGCTGAAATCATACTAGATGATGACAGGGAAGACCTTTTCGCAG AGGCCACAGAAGAGGTTTCTTTGGACAGTCCAGAAAGGGAACCAATACTTTCATCAGACTCTACTCCGGCTGTCACTCCTGTTACACCGACTACACTAATAGCACCCAGAATGGAGACAAAAATTGTAGTGGCCCCTGTGGATTTTGATAGATCCAGAGAAGAG ATTGAAGAAGAAGCAAATGGGGACCTGTTTGATATTGATATTAACGTGTCAGATCCAGAGAAAGTTG GTGATGGCATGAATGCTTACATGGCTTATAGAGTAACAACAAAG ACATCTTTGTCTATGTTTCACCAAAACGAATTCTCTGTAAAAAGAAGATTCAGTGACTTTCTAGGCTTACACAGCAAATTAGCATCCAAATATCTGCATATTGGATACATTGTGCCTCCAGCTCCAGAAAAAAGTATTGTAG GCATGACCAAGGTGAAAGTAGGCAAGGAAGATTCTTCATCTACAGAATTTGTAGAGAAAAGAAGAGCAGCATTAGAAAG GTATCTACAACGAACAGTAAAACACCCAACCTTGTTACAGGATCCTGATTTAAGGCAGTTCTTGGAAAATTCTGAG CTGCCGAGAGCAGTTAGCACCCAGGCTCTGAGTGGAGCAGGAATATTGAGGATGGTAAACAAGGCTGCCGACGCTGTCAACAAAATGACGATCAAGATGAATGAATCGGATGCA TGGTTTGAGGAAAAACAGCAACAATTTGAAAATCTTGATCAGCAACTTCGGAAACTTCATGGTAGTGTAGAAGCCTTGGTTTGTCACAGAAAAG AGCTTTCAGCCAACACAGCTGCCTTTGCTAAAAGTGCTGCAATGTTAGGGAACTCAGAAGACCACACTGCTTTATCAAGAGCTTTGTCTCAGCTTGCTGAAGTTGAGGAAAAGATAGATCAGTTACATCAAGAACAAGCGTTTGCTGACTTCTATGTGTTCTCTGAGCTGCTCAGTGATTATATTCGCCTTATTGGTGCAGTAAAA AGTGTATTTGATCATCGAATGAAATGTTGGCAGAAATGGCAAGATGCTCAGGTTATGTTACAGAAAAAACGAGAAGCCGAAGCTAAACTTCAGCTTGCCAATAAACCTGACAAATTACAGCAGGCTAAGGATGAAATCAAAGAG GAAATCGAAGAG tgGGAAACAAAAGTTCAGCAAGGAGAGAAGGATTTTGAACAGATCTCCAAAACAATACGAAAAGAAGTAGGGAGATTTGAG AAGGACCGTGTGAGAGACTTCAAAACTGTTATAATCAAGTATTTGGAATCATTAGTGCAAACACAACAGCAG CTGATAAAATACTGGGAGGCATTCCTACCTGAAGCCAAAGCCATTGCCTAG
- the snx2 gene encoding sorting nexin-2 isoform X2 encodes MAAEREPPPLGDGRQTDFEELEDGEDLFTSTVSTLESSPSSPEPASLPAEDISTNSNGPKPAEIILDDDREDLFAEATEEVSLDSPEREPILSSDSTPAVTPVTPTTLIAPRMETKIVVAPVDFDRSREEIEEEANGDLFDIDINVSDPEKVGDGMNAYMAYRVTTKTSLSMFHQNEFSVKRRFSDFLGLHSKLASKYLHIGYIVPPAPEKSIVGMTKVKVGKEDSSSTEFVEKRRAALERYLQRTVKHPTLLQDPDLRQFLENSELPRAVSTQALSGAGILRMVNKAADAVNKMTIKMNESDAWFEEKQQQFENLDQQLRKLHGSVEALVCHRKELSANTAAFAKSAAMLGNSEDHTALSRALSQLAEVEEKIDQLHQEQAFADFYVFSELLSDYIRLIGAVKSVFDHRMKCWQKWQDAQVMLQKKREAEAKLQLANKPDKLQQAKDEIKEWETKVQQGEKDFEQISKTIRKEVGRFEKDRVRDFKTVIIKYLESLVQTQQQLIKYWEAFLPEAKAIA; translated from the exons ATGGCGGCGGAAAGGGAGCCCCCTCCTCTCGGCGACGGCAGgcagaccgacttcgaggagctgGAAGACGGCGAGGACCTGTTTACCAGCACCGTCTCCACCCTGGAG TCGAGCCCATCATCTCCAGAACCAGCCAGTCTTCCTGCTGAAGACATCAGTACAAATTCTAATGGTCCTAAGCCTGCTGAAATCATACTAGATGATGACAGGGAAGACCTTTTCGCAG AGGCCACAGAAGAGGTTTCTTTGGACAGTCCAGAAAGGGAACCAATACTTTCATCAGACTCTACTCCGGCTGTCACTCCTGTTACACCGACTACACTAATAGCACCCAGAATGGAGACAAAAATTGTAGTGGCCCCTGTGGATTTTGATAGATCCAGAGAAGAG ATTGAAGAAGAAGCAAATGGGGACCTGTTTGATATTGATATTAACGTGTCAGATCCAGAGAAAGTTG GTGATGGCATGAATGCTTACATGGCTTATAGAGTAACAACAAAG ACATCTTTGTCTATGTTTCACCAAAACGAATTCTCTGTAAAAAGAAGATTCAGTGACTTTCTAGGCTTACACAGCAAATTAGCATCCAAATATCTGCATATTGGATACATTGTGCCTCCAGCTCCAGAAAAAAGTATTGTAG GCATGACCAAGGTGAAAGTAGGCAAGGAAGATTCTTCATCTACAGAATTTGTAGAGAAAAGAAGAGCAGCATTAGAAAG GTATCTACAACGAACAGTAAAACACCCAACCTTGTTACAGGATCCTGATTTAAGGCAGTTCTTGGAAAATTCTGAG CTGCCGAGAGCAGTTAGCACCCAGGCTCTGAGTGGAGCAGGAATATTGAGGATGGTAAACAAGGCTGCCGACGCTGTCAACAAAATGACGATCAAGATGAATGAATCGGATGCA TGGTTTGAGGAAAAACAGCAACAATTTGAAAATCTTGATCAGCAACTTCGGAAACTTCATGGTAGTGTAGAAGCCTTGGTTTGTCACAGAAAAG AGCTTTCAGCCAACACAGCTGCCTTTGCTAAAAGTGCTGCAATGTTAGGGAACTCAGAAGACCACACTGCTTTATCAAGAGCTTTGTCTCAGCTTGCTGAAGTTGAGGAAAAGATAGATCAGTTACATCAAGAACAAGCGTTTGCTGACTTCTATGTGTTCTCTGAGCTGCTCAGTGATTATATTCGCCTTATTGGTGCAGTAAAA AGTGTATTTGATCATCGAATGAAATGTTGGCAGAAATGGCAAGATGCTCAGGTTATGTTACAGAAAAAACGAGAAGCCGAAGCTAAACTTCAGCTTGCCAATAAACCTGACAAATTACAGCAGGCTAAGGATGAAATCAAAGAG tgGGAAACAAAAGTTCAGCAAGGAGAGAAGGATTTTGAACAGATCTCCAAAACAATACGAAAAGAAGTAGGGAGATTTGAG AAGGACCGTGTGAGAGACTTCAAAACTGTTATAATCAAGTATTTGGAATCATTAGTGCAAACACAACAGCAG CTGATAAAATACTGGGAGGCATTCCTACCTGAAGCCAAAGCCATTGCCTAG